A DNA window from Limnothrix sp. FACHB-406 contains the following coding sequences:
- a CDS encoding DNA topoisomerase (ATP-hydrolyzing) subunit A, with the protein MTAQLNLLGSGQIIPTSLHGEMQRSYLEYAMSTIVGRALPDARDGLKPVHRRILYAMHELGLTPDRPFRKCARVVGDVLGKYHPHGDKAVYDALVRMVQSFSMRYPLLQGHGNFGSIDDDPPAAMRYTETRLAEIAQVSALANLSEATVNFAPNFDSSQQEPVVLPVQLPLLLLNGCSGIAVGMATNIPPHHLGELVDGLVALIDRPDLTDAQLWKLIPGPDFPTGGEIIGTKGIEDAYRTGKGSIVLRGVTHVEEIPGGRGRQKRTAIVVTELPYQTNKASWLEKMAELVNLGKLTGISDLRDESDRDGIRVVIELKREAEPAAVLKQLYRQTDLQSTFGMILLAIVDRQPQQLSLKQALQVFLAFREETLTKQLTADREQVADRLELVEGLVLALDHLDETIEILRFAPDGTTAQAQLAVRLGMSDSQAQAVLGMPMRRLTGLERQKLLEERETLRSRLAELSNLLDDRQERLKFLKKDLRSFKKKFADPRRTRILDEATVQATTESPTVAAPTAPEPAIVELSDRGYVRRVPPKRRRSESTPGELTERDEAAVQTFNTQTDRELLVLTRSGKAYSLRVGDIPPISKKAPRGLPLVTLLPESARSTALQSADDSVAALAREIVAVLSLDFADRPNPPQDLIVLTQQGRVKRLALGEFERITGRGLVALKLKEGDQLVAAALGSEGDRLVVATSMGRGMIVPLDAVTLPVSNRNTQGALATKVSRSERLLGCCTLSPGQTLALITERGYGKQLRVDRLRLNGLGEAGSNFLTLARGDRLAAMAPVADRGLWWISTNTGRSGGLAWADFPVLGREDQGDRLVKLASTEAISGAIAL; encoded by the coding sequence ATGACCGCGCAACTCAACCTTCTTGGCTCTGGGCAAATCATTCCGACTTCGCTGCATGGGGAAATGCAGCGATCGTATTTGGAATACGCCATGAGTACGATCGTCGGCCGGGCCCTGCCGGATGCGCGGGATGGCCTCAAGCCGGTGCATCGGCGGATTTTGTACGCGATGCATGAGTTGGGGTTAACGCCCGATCGCCCCTTTCGCAAATGTGCCCGGGTGGTGGGGGATGTGCTGGGGAAATATCACCCCCACGGAGACAAGGCGGTTTATGACGCGCTGGTGCGGATGGTGCAGAGCTTTTCCATGCGCTATCCCCTGTTGCAGGGCCATGGCAATTTTGGCTCGATCGACGACGATCCACCGGCCGCCATGCGCTATACGGAAACCCGATTGGCAGAAATTGCCCAGGTTTCAGCCCTGGCAAACCTGAGCGAGGCCACCGTTAACTTTGCGCCCAATTTCGACAGTTCCCAACAGGAACCGGTGGTGTTGCCGGTGCAGTTGCCCCTGCTGTTGCTGAATGGCTGTTCGGGCATTGCCGTGGGCATGGCCACCAATATTCCCCCGCACCACCTGGGCGAGTTAGTGGATGGGTTGGTGGCGCTGATCGATCGCCCAGACTTAACCGATGCGCAACTGTGGAAACTGATTCCGGGCCCCGACTTCCCCACCGGGGGCGAAATTATCGGCACCAAGGGCATTGAGGATGCCTACCGCACCGGCAAGGGCAGCATTGTCCTGCGGGGGGTGACCCATGTGGAGGAAATTCCCGGCGGGCGGGGTCGCCAAAAACGGACGGCGATCGTGGTGACGGAGTTGCCCTACCAAACCAACAAGGCCAGTTGGCTAGAAAAAATGGCCGAGTTGGTGAACCTGGGCAAGCTGACGGGCATCAGCGACTTGCGGGATGAGAGCGATCGCGACGGAATTCGGGTTGTCATTGAACTGAAGCGGGAGGCGGAACCGGCGGCGGTTTTGAAGCAGCTTTATCGCCAAACGGATTTGCAGTCCACCTTTGGCATGATTCTGCTGGCCATTGTCGATCGCCAGCCCCAGCAGTTGAGCCTGAAGCAGGCCCTCCAAGTCTTTTTGGCGTTCCGGGAAGAAACCCTGACCAAGCAATTGACGGCCGATCGCGAGCAGGTGGCCGATCGATTGGAGTTGGTGGAAGGGTTAGTGCTGGCCCTGGATCATTTGGATGAAACGATCGAGATTTTGCGGTTTGCCCCGGACGGAACCACCGCCCAGGCACAGTTGGCCGTGCGGCTGGGCATGAGCGATTCCCAGGCCCAGGCGGTGTTGGGAATGCCCATGCGGCGACTGACGGGACTGGAGCGCCAAAAGCTGTTGGAGGAACGGGAAACCCTGCGATCGCGCCTAGCAGAGCTGTCGAATTTGTTGGACGATCGACAAGAACGGCTGAAATTCCTGAAAAAAGACCTGCGATCGTTCAAAAAGAAATTTGCCGATCCGCGCCGCACCCGAATTTTGGATGAAGCGACGGTGCAGGCGACCACGGAATCGCCAACAGTGGCGGCTCCCACGGCTCCGGAACCGGCGATCGTGGAACTGAGCGATCGGGGTTATGTGCGGCGGGTTCCGCCCAAGCGACGGCGCAGCGAATCCACGCCGGGCGAGCTGACGGAACGGGACGAGGCCGCCGTACAGACCTTTAATACGCAAACCGATCGGGAATTGTTAGTGCTCACCCGATCGGGCAAGGCCTATAGCCTGCGGGTGGGCGACATTCCCCCCATTAGCAAAAAAGCGCCCCGAGGATTGCCCCTGGTCACCCTCCTGCCGGAATCGGCCCGATCGACCGCCCTGCAAAGTGCGGATGATTCGGTGGCGGCCCTGGCCCGGGAAATTGTGGCCGTGTTGTCCTTGGACTTTGCCGATCGCCCCAATCCGCCCCAGGATTTGATTGTGCTCACTCAGCAAGGGCGGGTGAAGCGCTTGGCCCTGGGGGAATTTGAGCGAATTACCGGGCGGGGCCTGGTGGCCCTGAAGCTGAAGGAGGGCGATCAGTTGGTGGCCGCCGCCTTGGGATCCGAGGGCGATCGGCTGGTGGTGGCCACTTCCATGGGCCGAGGCATGATTGTGCCCCTGGACGCGGTTACCCTACCGGTCAGCAACCGCAACACCCAAGGAGCCTTGGCCACGAAGGTGAGCCGATCGGAACGGTTGTTGGGCTGTTGCACCTTAAGCCCGGGGCAAACCCTGGCCCTGATCACCGAGCGGGGCTATGGTAAGCAACTACGGGTGGATCGCCTGCGTCTGAATGGATTGGGCGAAGCGGGCAGCAATTTCCTGACCCTAGCCCGGGGCGATCGGCTGGCGGCCATGGCTCCGGTGGCCGATCGCGGCCTGTGGTGGATCAGCACCAACACGGGTCGATCGGGCGGCTTAGCTTGGGCCGATTTCCCCGTCCTGGGCCGCGAAGATCAGGGCGATCGGCTGGTGAAACTGGCCAGCACTGAGGCCATTAGCGGGGCGATCGCCCTGTAG
- a CDS encoding response regulator, translated as MKTVLIVEDDPINARVFSKILTKRGGLAVQHTEDVEEVVKIARAGEADIILMDVSLAHSTYEGKSVDGIKITQMLKGDPATAKLPIILVTAHAMEGDRENFLSESGADDYISKPVVDHQAFVDKIVSLLPTDA; from the coding sequence ATGAAAACGGTTTTGATCGTTGAAGACGACCCAATTAATGCACGCGTCTTCTCCAAAATTTTGACCAAGCGGGGCGGCCTGGCCGTGCAGCACACAGAAGATGTGGAAGAGGTCGTGAAGATTGCCCGGGCGGGTGAAGCGGACATCATCTTGATGGACGTTTCCTTGGCCCACAGCACCTATGAGGGCAAATCGGTTGATGGCATTAAAATCACCCAAATGTTGAAGGGGGATCCGGCCACGGCCAAGCTGCCCATCATTTTGGTGACGGCCCACGCCATGGAAGGCGATCGGGAAAATTTCCTGTCCGAAAGTGGCGCGGATGACTACATCTCTAAGCCCGTGGTCGATCACCAAGCCTTTGTGGACAAAATCGTCAGCCTGCTGCCCACGGACGCTTAG
- a CDS encoding ABC transporter ATP-binding protein produces the protein MARRKFLWQLIRRYPRQAAWTMIMGFSGALFNGVSTALIVPVVLRFLGQEMVLSGGPPILRKLFSPFEGLPAAYQPIAMAVAVVGTIALKNLATYLSALAVGILQRSLAADLRMNAIQLLLDVNLSYFARTRVGDINNRLGNEIGRVSATVANLLQLVATVVSILVMVGLLLLLSWQLTVVATVLFAGVVWINQLYVNQSRQLGKDVSQTSKDYSVALLEILGGMRLVRSAAMEAREFDRMLRLTKAREAAEFKSQANSIAIAPVTEVVSVVMLMAIVGISRWLFADQLSALSTVLLTYLTLLFRLLPLVAQLNRLRGQLANTAASVDVVEDFLRSSNKTFLANGSTPFTGLHQDIRFENLSFAYEGSSELTLQDITLTLPRGTTLALVGSSGAGKSTLVELVPRFADPTAGRILIDGQDLRSFDVRSLRRSLGIVSQETFLFNDTIRNNIAYPMPTATDEEVIAAAKLANAMEFIERMPRGLETTIGDRGVMLSGGQRQRLAIARALLQNPPVLILDEATSALDTVSERLVQEAIETLSRDRTVIAIAHRLSTVQRAHQIAVLDKGRVVEVGNHAELLAKGGAYAKLYTMQFGNARVQQPMATASETFNRTSYEIRTRLNITVGSLQLLVDDLVDSNEERQELLRESYRSAIRMLSTMELFEDALQVQRSFYSDSGGGGMDRYETFAQISYQVRSRLSEIIGALRLILDDLTDDPEEDERILNDTYAAALEILNILESLEATGNQA, from the coding sequence ATGGCCCGACGCAAATTCCTTTGGCAACTGATTCGGCGCTATCCCCGACAAGCCGCTTGGACGATGATCATGGGCTTCTCGGGGGCCCTGTTCAACGGGGTAAGCACGGCGCTGATTGTGCCAGTGGTGCTGCGCTTTTTGGGCCAGGAAATGGTGCTGTCCGGCGGGCCGCCCATTTTGCGCAAACTTTTTTCGCCCTTTGAGGGACTGCCCGCGGCCTACCAACCGATCGCCATGGCCGTGGCGGTGGTGGGCACGATCGCCCTCAAAAACCTGGCCACCTACCTCAGCGCCTTGGCCGTCGGAATTTTGCAGCGATCGCTGGCGGCTGACCTGCGAATGAACGCCATTCAGTTGCTGCTGGATGTGAATCTCAGCTACTTTGCTCGCACCCGTGTGGGCGACATCAACAACCGCCTGGGGAATGAAATTGGGCGGGTTTCGGCCACGGTGGCCAATTTGCTGCAATTGGTGGCCACCGTGGTCTCGATCCTGGTGATGGTGGGGCTGTTGTTGCTGCTGTCTTGGCAACTGACGGTGGTGGCCACGGTGTTGTTTGCGGGGGTGGTGTGGATTAATCAGCTTTATGTCAACCAGTCCCGCCAACTGGGGAAGGATGTGTCCCAAACCTCCAAGGACTATTCCGTGGCCCTGCTGGAGATTTTGGGCGGGATGCGGTTGGTGCGATCGGCTGCCATGGAGGCGCGGGAGTTCGATCGAATGCTGCGGCTAACCAAGGCCCGGGAGGCCGCGGAGTTTAAATCCCAGGCCAACTCGATCGCGATCGCCCCAGTCACGGAAGTGGTGAGCGTGGTGATGCTAATGGCGATCGTGGGCATCAGTCGCTGGTTGTTTGCGGATCAGCTCAGTGCCCTGTCCACGGTGCTGCTAACCTATCTGACGCTGCTGTTTCGGCTGCTGCCCCTGGTGGCCCAGCTCAACCGGTTGCGGGGCCAGTTGGCCAACACGGCCGCCAGTGTGGATGTGGTGGAAGACTTTTTGCGATCGAGCAACAAGACCTTTTTGGCCAATGGTTCCACCCCCTTCACGGGACTGCACCAGGATATTCGGTTTGAAAATCTCAGCTTTGCCTACGAAGGCAGCAGCGAGCTGACACTCCAAGACATCACCCTCACCTTGCCCCGGGGCACAACCTTGGCCCTGGTGGGCAGCTCCGGAGCCGGGAAATCAACCCTCGTGGAGCTAGTGCCTCGGTTTGCCGATCCCACGGCGGGGCGGATCCTCATCGATGGTCAAGACTTACGCAGCTTTGACGTGCGATCGCTCCGGCGATCCTTGGGCATTGTCAGCCAGGAAACCTTTCTGTTTAACGACACCATCCGCAATAACATCGCCTACCCCATGCCCACGGCCACCGATGAGGAGGTGATTGCCGCCGCCAAATTGGCCAACGCTATGGAATTTATTGAGCGAATGCCGCGCGGCCTGGAAACCACCATTGGTGATCGGGGTGTGATGTTGTCGGGGGGGCAACGGCAGCGGCTGGCGATCGCCCGGGCCTTGCTGCAAAATCCCCCAGTTCTGATTTTGGATGAGGCCACCAGCGCCTTGGATACGGTGTCTGAGCGGTTGGTGCAGGAGGCGATCGAAACCCTCAGCCGCGATCGCACCGTGATCGCCATTGCCCACCGCCTCTCAACCGTGCAGCGGGCCCACCAAATCGCTGTCCTGGACAAGGGGCGCGTGGTGGAAGTGGGTAACCATGCGGAACTGCTGGCCAAGGGCGGAGCCTACGCCAAGCTCTACACCATGCAGTTTGGCAATGCCCGGGTGCAGCAACCGATGGCCACCGCCAGCGAAACCTTCAACCGCACCTCCTACGAAATTCGCACCCGGCTCAACATCACCGTCGGCTCCCTGCAATTGCTGGTGGATGACCTGGTGGACAGCAACGAGGAACGCCAAGAACTCCTGCGCGAATCCTATCGATCGGCCATTCGGATGTTGAGCACCATGGAGTTGTTTGAAGACGCGCTGCAAGTTCAGCGATCGTTCTACAGCGACTCGGGAGGTGGGGGCATGGATCGCTATGAAACCTTTGCCCAAATTTCCTATCAGGTGCGATCGCGCCTCAGCGAAATTATTGGGGCCCTGCGGCTCATTTTGGATGACTTGACCGATGATCCCGAAGAGGACGAACGGATTTTGAACGATACCTACGCTGCCGCTCTGGAAATTTTGAACATCCTCGAATCCCTAGAAGCCACGGGCAATCAAGCCTAG
- a CDS encoding glycosyltransferase family 4 protein: MSVFSKSQPSAQPRQVTILVSDLSTKGVGRWGGAVRTFLLAQALDRLGYRIQIVGSVFGELGTLPAPPHWQVVTVPGCPYPGYFRSIARLWPQITGDIIYAQKLKPSSYGLGLLKAIAHRRPVIVDIDDWELSWHGGDHYRYRLRPRKFLRDLLGKDGELRRPDHPLYLQAIESWASHATAITVNTLALQQRFGGVLIPSGKDTALFDPDRFDPVAARSRQGWQDYKILMFPGATRPYKGVEDLLEALDQLNDPQIRLVIVGGSPYDDYDQQLQARWGRWLIYLPKQPASEMPGVVAAAHAVVVPQRDTPETRAQFPLKLTDGMAMGKPVIATRVGDIPQLLGDTGLLVEPSQPPQLAQAIRQVLDDPEQSGAIGRRARQRCIEHYSLEAMATGLHQILDRC, encoded by the coding sequence ATGTCTGTTTTTTCCAAGTCTCAACCCTCGGCCCAACCGCGCCAAGTCACCATTCTGGTGAGCGATCTGTCCACCAAGGGGGTCGGCCGTTGGGGCGGTGCGGTGCGCACGTTTTTGTTGGCCCAAGCGCTCGATCGCCTGGGTTATCGAATCCAGATCGTGGGGTCGGTGTTTGGGGAGTTGGGAACGTTGCCCGCTCCGCCCCACTGGCAGGTGGTGACCGTGCCGGGTTGCCCCTATCCCGGCTACTTTCGCTCGATCGCCCGGCTTTGGCCCCAAATTACCGGCGACATTATCTATGCCCAAAAGCTGAAACCCAGCAGCTACGGCTTAGGGCTGCTGAAGGCGATCGCCCATCGGCGGCCGGTGATTGTGGATATTGATGATTGGGAATTGAGCTGGCACGGGGGCGATCACTATCGCTATCGGCTGCGGCCGCGCAAATTTCTGCGCGACTTGTTGGGCAAAGATGGGGAACTGCGCCGGCCCGATCATCCCCTCTATCTCCAGGCGATCGAGTCTTGGGCCAGCCACGCCACGGCAATTACGGTGAATACCTTGGCGTTGCAGCAACGGTTTGGTGGGGTTTTGATTCCCAGTGGCAAGGACACGGCCCTGTTTGATCCCGATCGATTCGATCCCGTCGCCGCTCGATCGCGCCAAGGCTGGCAAGACTACAAAATTTTGATGTTTCCAGGAGCCACCCGCCCCTACAAGGGCGTTGAAGACTTGCTGGAGGCCTTAGATCAGCTCAACGATCCACAAATTCGGCTGGTGATCGTGGGGGGCAGTCCCTACGATGACTATGACCAGCAACTACAGGCCCGCTGGGGCCGATGGCTGATCTATTTACCCAAACAACCCGCCTCGGAAATGCCAGGGGTGGTGGCGGCGGCCCATGCGGTGGTGGTTCCCCAGCGGGACACCCCGGAAACCCGCGCCCAATTTCCCCTGAAGCTGACGGATGGCATGGCCATGGGCAAGCCGGTCATTGCCACCCGCGTGGGTGATATTCCGCAATTGCTGGGAGATACGGGGCTGCTGGTGGAACCCAGCCAGCCTCCCCAACTGGCCCAAGCCATTCGCCAGGTGTTGGATGATCCGGAACAATCGGGGGCGATCGGGCGGCGGGCCCGACAGCGCTGCATTGAACACTACAGCCTGGAAGCGATGGCCACGGGTCTGCACCAAATTCTCGATCGATGCTAG
- the gloB gene encoding hydroxyacylglutathione hydrolase — MYVERIPALLDNYIFLLVDRARQEAAVVDPAEAQPVLDRLAALNCRLTTIFNTHHHRDHVGGTPALLQAFPELVVYGGARDRGRIPAQQVFLEGGETIPFADRTAQVFFVPGHTRAHVAYYFAPANGPDSDGWGDLFSGDVIFGAGCGRLSEGTPAEMLQSIDQLRQLPDSTRIWCAHEYTLGNLEFAQTIEPQNHTLQQRLQETRLARSRQQPTVPLSLGQEKQTNPFLRWDSPAVQAAMATDDPVRTFTRLRGKKDLW; from the coding sequence ATGTACGTCGAACGCATTCCGGCTCTGTTGGACAACTATATCTTTTTGTTAGTCGATCGCGCTCGTCAAGAGGCCGCCGTGGTGGATCCGGCGGAAGCACAACCGGTGCTCGATCGGCTGGCAGCCCTCAATTGCCGCCTCACCACAATTTTTAACACCCATCACCACCGTGATCATGTGGGTGGCACACCGGCCCTCTTGCAGGCCTTTCCCGAGCTGGTGGTCTATGGGGGCGCGCGCGATCGGGGGCGAATTCCCGCGCAACAGGTGTTTTTGGAAGGGGGCGAAACAATTCCCTTTGCCGATCGCACTGCTCAAGTGTTCTTTGTGCCCGGCCACACCCGCGCCCATGTGGCCTATTACTTCGCTCCCGCCAACGGCCCCGACAGCGATGGTTGGGGCGATTTATTTTCCGGGGATGTGATTTTTGGGGCCGGCTGCGGTCGCCTTTCTGAGGGCACACCGGCCGAAATGCTCCAGTCGATCGATCAACTGCGCCAACTGCCAGACAGCACCCGGATTTGGTGTGCCCATGAATACACCCTGGGCAACCTGGAATTTGCCCAAACCATCGAACCCCAAAACCATACGCTGCAACAACGCCTCCAGGAAACTCGCCTCGCGCGATCGCGCCAGCAACCCACCGTTCCCCTCAGCCTGGGCCAAGAAAAACAAACCAACCCTTTTCTGCGTTGGGATAGTCCTGCCGTCCAAGCGGCCATGGCCACAGATGATCCCGTTCGTACCTTTACCCGTCTGCGGGGCAAAAAAGATCTTTGGTAG